The Streptomyces sp. NBC_00344 genome includes a window with the following:
- a CDS encoding tetratricopeptide repeat protein: MRDSHRAEAERLLARAVEEEVRRTGGRADAGTLLARGRGALDSLAAGAGDEYAAYVRALDAAEAETHPLSSHFSGSAMGTPAVVTGVAAVAAFGSDLALGTTGGTALGAGVAVAVAGAAATVARVTAAHWPAAHRRAGAAGQPGGAEQLRLEWLTALDVRGIRPYLDQQRMLAVPKKKATAPVPPQLRGTDKSAAARRRSVLEHSFGHLPQPDGPFAGRRREMARIVQWVQAARASTETRPTVVVLYGAPGTGRTTLAVRAAHQLKDQFRGACLVDLRGATHDEPPLQTRDALLHLLNRLGAPREQLLFRERTSPEQQLRRLTELYHKHLTGLPVTVVLDDASDAGQVRTLVPERSDSLVLVTASEPLELPADLPAWVHQLPVDALDAAGAEELLRDVAEETESPYDAESTDRVAELCGRLPLALRVAGSSLGPRSTRELAAHLAAYDPAQPVERALWLRYSDQPEQGRRLLRRLALAGRASLGAAAAAALLAVDGQEAQRLLTRLARAGLIDHVRGSRYRLHDTVRAFAQERLADEEQQPERTAAHERLIQSYAELADAVIRLVDGKLSTRAGQFGPHGFASLDAALRWLDEESSFITSALRHAEGVDQDVVLHLLGALCDYCLLRGDLYRLGEISELTESVGQGLLMRSVQWRTGIAARQLGELDKARTTLTSVVGLYHEAQHRAGEALALCSLGITLHHQGNLIEASAKLREAIALQAPSELAADRAWSLHALAAVERDRSNLPEALTLLSTALTLHQESDSLHGEAWTHFQLGQLCLRLGDVSRAEVELRTALDAYGQTRDGRGEAWAMTQLARTRLVDADPAAAIDQLRQALARHRDNEDARGEAWTLYYLGQALEERGDRDQAVRELERARTMFSRMRDVYGLACARHHSGRVTRDQRAAQTGNLRNSGFARQLLVDARTDFHRIGVAHGEAWTCLELALIDAGNNRAVQALRLCDEAAELFASYDDRRGEDWARFLRCTLLPYASPGGSEVGTAVADEELAQLIRAAHQGRDAKLADCAEAYALVLERGVTLEDGWQAWLLGMVPDRHAREVMGVPVAVARG; encoded by the coding sequence ATGCGGGACAGCCATCGGGCCGAGGCCGAGCGGCTGCTGGCGCGCGCCGTCGAGGAGGAGGTACGCCGGACCGGCGGGCGTGCCGACGCGGGGACGCTGCTGGCACGCGGGCGCGGCGCGCTGGATTCGCTGGCGGCCGGCGCCGGCGACGAGTACGCCGCGTACGTCCGGGCGCTGGATGCCGCGGAGGCGGAGACGCATCCGCTGTCGTCACACTTCAGCGGCTCGGCGATGGGAACCCCGGCCGTGGTCACCGGGGTTGCCGCGGTCGCCGCCTTCGGGTCGGATCTGGCTCTGGGCACCACCGGGGGCACCGCGCTCGGCGCCGGGGTTGCCGTCGCCGTGGCGGGGGCCGCCGCGACGGTCGCCAGGGTGACGGCCGCGCACTGGCCTGCCGCCCACCGCAGGGCCGGCGCGGCGGGACAGCCGGGCGGCGCCGAGCAACTGCGTCTGGAATGGCTGACCGCCCTCGATGTGAGGGGCATCCGCCCGTACCTGGACCAGCAGCGGATGCTCGCCGTGCCGAAGAAGAAGGCCACCGCTCCCGTGCCGCCGCAGCTGCGCGGCACCGACAAGAGCGCGGCGGCCCGGCGACGGTCCGTGCTGGAGCACTCGTTCGGTCATCTGCCGCAGCCGGACGGCCCGTTCGCGGGCCGGCGGCGGGAGATGGCCCGGATCGTCCAGTGGGTGCAGGCGGCCCGCGCGTCCACCGAGACCCGGCCCACCGTCGTCGTGCTGTACGGGGCCCCGGGCACGGGGCGCACCACTCTCGCCGTGCGGGCGGCGCACCAGCTCAAGGACCAGTTCCGCGGGGCGTGCCTGGTCGATCTGCGCGGGGCGACCCACGACGAACCGCCGTTGCAGACCCGGGACGCCCTGCTGCACCTGCTGAACCGGCTCGGCGCTCCGCGCGAACAGCTGCTCTTCCGTGAACGTACCTCTCCTGAGCAGCAGTTGAGGAGGCTGACCGAGCTGTACCACAAGCATCTGACCGGGCTCCCGGTCACCGTCGTGCTCGACGACGCGTCCGACGCCGGCCAGGTGCGCACCCTCGTTCCCGAGCGATCGGACAGCCTGGTCCTGGTGACGGCGAGCGAGCCGCTCGAACTGCCGGCGGACCTCCCCGCCTGGGTCCACCAGCTGCCGGTCGACGCGCTGGACGCGGCCGGCGCGGAGGAGCTGCTGAGGGACGTCGCCGAGGAGACGGAGAGTCCCTACGACGCCGAATCCACCGACCGGGTGGCGGAGCTGTGCGGCCGGCTGCCCCTGGCGCTGCGGGTCGCGGGGTCCTCGCTCGGGCCCCGCTCCACCCGCGAACTCGCCGCTCATCTCGCGGCATATGATCCGGCGCAGCCGGTCGAACGGGCGCTCTGGCTGCGCTACAGCGACCAACCTGAGCAGGGGCGCCGGCTGCTGCGCAGGCTCGCGCTGGCCGGGCGGGCCAGCCTGGGGGCGGCCGCTGCCGCCGCACTGCTGGCCGTCGACGGCCAAGAGGCACAACGGCTGCTGACCCGGCTGGCACGGGCCGGGCTGATCGACCATGTGCGGGGCAGCCGTTACCGCCTCCACGACACGGTGCGGGCCTTCGCGCAGGAACGTCTGGCGGACGAGGAACAGCAGCCGGAGCGCACCGCCGCGCACGAGCGGCTGATCCAGAGCTACGCCGAGCTCGCCGACGCGGTGATCCGGCTGGTGGACGGCAAACTCTCCACCCGGGCCGGGCAGTTCGGGCCTCATGGCTTCGCGTCGCTGGATGCGGCACTGCGCTGGCTGGACGAGGAGTCGAGCTTCATCACGTCGGCGCTGCGGCACGCGGAGGGCGTCGACCAGGATGTGGTGCTGCATCTGCTCGGCGCGCTGTGCGACTACTGCCTGCTGCGCGGCGATCTCTACCGTCTCGGTGAGATCAGCGAACTGACCGAGTCCGTCGGCCAGGGTCTGCTCATGCGGTCGGTGCAGTGGCGTACCGGCATCGCGGCCCGCCAGCTCGGCGAGCTGGACAAGGCGCGCACCACTCTCACCTCGGTCGTCGGTCTCTACCATGAGGCGCAGCACCGCGCGGGTGAGGCGCTCGCGCTCTGCTCCCTCGGCATCACCCTGCACCACCAGGGGAATCTCATCGAGGCGTCGGCGAAGCTGAGGGAGGCCATCGCGCTCCAGGCGCCGTCCGAACTGGCGGCGGACCGCGCCTGGTCGCTGCATGCGCTGGCGGCGGTGGAACGCGACAGGTCGAACCTGCCGGAGGCGCTGACGCTGCTCTCCACGGCGCTCACCCTCCACCAGGAGAGCGATTCCCTGCACGGGGAGGCCTGGACGCACTTCCAGCTGGGCCAGCTGTGCCTGCGCCTGGGCGATGTGTCCCGCGCCGAGGTGGAACTGCGGACCGCGCTGGACGCCTACGGGCAGACCAGGGACGGCCGCGGCGAGGCGTGGGCGATGACCCAGCTCGCCAGGACCCGTCTGGTCGACGCGGACCCGGCGGCCGCCATCGACCAGCTGCGCCAGGCCCTGGCCCGGCACCGCGACAACGAGGACGCGCGGGGTGAGGCGTGGACGCTGTACTACCTCGGTCAGGCGCTGGAGGAGCGCGGTGACCGTGACCAGGCGGTGCGGGAGCTGGAGCGGGCCCGCACGATGTTCTCCCGGATGCGGGATGTCTACGGCCTGGCCTGTGCCCGGCACCACTCGGGCCGGGTCACCCGTGACCAGCGGGCGGCGCAGACCGGCAATCTCCGCAACAGCGGTTTCGCCCGGCAGTTGCTGGTCGACGCCCGCACCGACTTCCACCGCATCGGCGTCGCGCACGGCGAGGCCTGGACCTGCCTCGAACTGGCCCTCATCGACGCCGGGAACAACCGTGCGGTCCAGGCACTCCGGCTCTGCGACGAGGCGGCGGAGCTGTTCGCTTCGTACGACGACCGCAGGGGCGAGGACTGGGCCCGCTTCCTGCGCTGCACGCTGCTGCCCTACGCGTCCCCCGGGGGCTCGGAGGTCGGCACGGCGGTGGCGGACGAGGAGCTCGCCCAGCTGATCCGCGCGGCGCATCAGGGCCGCGACGCGAAGCTGGCGGACTGCGCGGAGGCCTATGCGCTGGTGCTGGAGCGAGGGGTGACGCTGGAGGACGGATGGCAGGCGTGGCTGCTCGGCATGGTGCCGGACCGGCATGCCCGGGAAGTCATGGGGGTGCCGGTGGCCGTGGCCCGGGGGTAG
- a CDS encoding DUF4307 domain-containing protein: MTAVGEQLPEGRYGPSADRRADRRLRIIGSVLGAALLGVIGWIGYDYIGSTAISAEVISWDVASDHAVDVHIEVRKDAGTHGTCTLRLRETDGNEVARKDARFDQPKGRIDQVVTVRTTARATSVELLGCQSDS; the protein is encoded by the coding sequence ATGACGGCGGTTGGCGAACAGCTCCCCGAGGGGCGCTACGGCCCCTCCGCGGACCGGCGCGCCGACCGCAGGCTGCGGATCATCGGCTCGGTGCTGGGCGCCGCACTGCTCGGTGTGATCGGCTGGATCGGCTACGACTACATCGGCTCGACGGCCATCAGCGCCGAGGTGATCAGCTGGGACGTCGCGTCGGATCACGCCGTGGACGTCCATATCGAGGTGCGCAAGGACGCGGGCACCCACGGCACCTGCACCCTGCGGCTGCGGGAGACCGACGGCAACGAGGTCGCCCGCAAGGACGCCAGGTTCGACCAGCCCAAGGGCCGGATCGACCAGGTCGTCACCGTACGTACGACGGCCAGGGCGACCAGCGTCGAACTTCTCGGCTGCCAGTCCGACTCCTGA
- the greA gene encoding transcription elongation factor GreA → MTQTSENVTWLTQEAYNQLKAELEYLQGPARSEIVTKIAAAREEGDLRENGGYHAAKEEQGKQELRVRQLTQLLEHAKVGEAPAASGEAAPGMVVTIAFDGDEDDTMTFLLASREYASSDFETYSPQSPLGTGVIGKKVGENAEYELPNGKTATVKILKAEPFKG, encoded by the coding sequence GTGACCCAGACCAGCGAGAACGTCACCTGGCTGACCCAGGAGGCGTACAACCAGCTGAAGGCTGAGCTGGAGTATCTGCAGGGTCCCGCCCGCTCGGAGATCGTCACCAAGATCGCGGCGGCCCGCGAGGAGGGCGACCTGCGCGAGAACGGCGGGTACCACGCCGCCAAGGAGGAGCAGGGCAAGCAGGAGCTGCGCGTACGCCAGCTGACCCAGCTGCTCGAACACGCCAAGGTCGGCGAGGCCCCGGCGGCCTCCGGTGAAGCGGCTCCCGGCATGGTCGTGACGATCGCCTTCGACGGTGACGAGGACGACACCATGACGTTCCTGCTCGCCTCCCGTGAGTACGCCAGCTCGGACTTCGAGACGTACTCCCCCCAGTCGCCGCTCGGCACCGGCGTCATCGGCAAGAAGGTCGGCGAGAACGCCGAGTACGAGCTCCCGAACGGCAAGACCGCCACGGTGAAGATCCTGAAGGCCGAGCCCTTCAAGGGCTGA
- a CDS encoding ABC transporter permease, which produces MSQSTTSAPPRRTRGGIGQSFHDSLVIAQRNLIRMVRIPEVVIFGLIQPIMFVVLFSYVFGGSLVIGGSTSANDYRNFLMAGIFAQTVTFATAGAGAGIADDMHKGLIDRFRSLPMARGAVLTGRTLADLFQTALTLVVLAAVALLIGWRTHENIGKVIGGFGLLLLLGYAFSWIGALIGLTVRTPEAATSGGLIWLFPVTFVSNAFVPTENMPGWLQPVAEWNPFSATVQACRELFGNPGASTSQAWPMQHPVWASLLWSLLIFVVFRTLAVRKYRSATT; this is translated from the coding sequence ATGTCGCAGAGCACGACGAGCGCCCCGCCCCGCCGGACGCGCGGCGGGATCGGCCAGTCCTTCCACGACTCGCTGGTCATCGCCCAGCGCAATCTGATCCGCATGGTGCGGATCCCCGAAGTGGTCATCTTCGGACTGATCCAGCCGATCATGTTCGTGGTGCTGTTCAGCTACGTCTTCGGCGGCTCGCTGGTGATCGGCGGTTCCACCAGCGCGAACGACTACCGCAACTTCCTGATGGCGGGCATCTTCGCCCAGACCGTCACCTTCGCCACGGCCGGCGCGGGCGCGGGAATCGCCGACGACATGCACAAGGGGCTCATCGACCGCTTCAGGTCGCTGCCCATGGCGCGTGGTGCGGTCCTCACCGGGCGCACCCTCGCGGACCTCTTCCAGACGGCACTGACCCTGGTGGTCCTCGCCGCGGTGGCCCTGCTGATCGGCTGGCGCACCCACGAGAACATCGGCAAGGTCATCGGAGGTTTCGGGCTGCTGCTCCTGCTGGGGTACGCGTTCTCCTGGATCGGAGCACTGATCGGGCTCACGGTCCGCACTCCCGAGGCGGCCACATCGGGTGGTCTGATCTGGCTCTTCCCGGTCACCTTCGTCTCGAACGCCTTCGTGCCCACCGAGAACATGCCGGGGTGGCTCCAGCCGGTCGCCGAATGGAATCCGTTCAGTGCCACGGTCCAGGCCTGCCGCGAACTCTTCGGCAACCCGGGCGCATCCACGTCGCAGGCCTGGCCCATGCAGCACCCGGTCTGGGCGTCGTTGCTCTGGTCGCTGCTGATCTTCGTGGTCTTCCGCACGCTGGCCGTCCGCAAGTACCGCTCGGCGACCACCTGA
- a CDS encoding thioredoxin domain-containing protein, whose protein sequence is MNRLAGVTSPYLLQHADNPVDWWPWTPEAFEEARRRDVPVLLSVGYSACHWCHVMAHESFEDERTAAYTNEHFVAVKVDREERPDVDAVYMEAVQAATGQGGWPMTVFLNADAQPFYFGTYFPPEPRHGMPSFLQVLEGVTAAWTDRRGEVDEVAGKVVEDLSARSLALDAPGIPGEDELAQALLGLTREYDAKSAGFGGAPKFPASMTIEFLLRHYARTGSEGALQMAADTCEAMARGGMYDQLGGGFARYSVDRDWMVPHFEKMLYDNALLCRVYAHLWRVTGSPLARRVALETADFIVSELRTPEGGFASALDADSEDAEGNHVEGAYYVWTPEQLRGVLGGQDGDRAAELYAVTEDGTFEEGASVLQLPGAEAPSELRERLLVARALRPGPGRDDKVVAAWNGLAIAALAETGTYFDRPDLVERATEAADLLVRVHMDDGARLSRTSKDGKVGANAGVLEDYADVAEGFLALAGVTGEGVWLEFAGFLLDLVLDGFVGENGTLYDTAHDAEQLIRRPQDPTDSATPSGWTAAAGALLSYAAHTGSEAHRTAAERALGVVKALGPRAPRFIGWGLAVAEAVLDGPREVAVVGPAGDAETAALHRTALLATAPGAVVAVGASGSEEFPLLAHRPLIDGHPAAYVCRNFTCEAPTPDPGVLAQQLGRA, encoded by the coding sequence ATGAACCGGTTGGCTGGTGTGACCTCGCCTTATCTGCTTCAGCATGCTGACAATCCGGTCGACTGGTGGCCTTGGACGCCGGAGGCTTTTGAGGAAGCCCGGCGGCGTGACGTACCTGTTCTGCTGTCAGTTGGCTACTCAGCGTGCCACTGGTGCCATGTGATGGCTCATGAATCGTTCGAGGACGAGCGCACCGCCGCGTACACCAACGAGCACTTCGTCGCGGTCAAGGTCGACCGCGAGGAGCGCCCCGACGTCGACGCCGTCTACATGGAGGCCGTCCAGGCCGCCACGGGCCAGGGCGGCTGGCCCATGACCGTGTTCCTGAACGCCGATGCCCAGCCGTTCTACTTCGGTACCTACTTCCCGCCCGAGCCCCGGCACGGGATGCCGTCGTTCCTTCAGGTGCTCGAAGGTGTCACGGCTGCCTGGACCGACCGGCGCGGTGAGGTCGACGAGGTCGCGGGAAAGGTCGTGGAGGACCTGTCCGCCCGCTCGCTCGCCCTTGACGCGCCCGGGATTCCGGGCGAGGACGAGCTGGCGCAGGCGCTGCTCGGACTGACCCGGGAGTACGACGCGAAGAGCGCCGGATTCGGCGGGGCGCCGAAGTTCCCGGCGTCGATGACCATCGAGTTCCTGCTGCGGCACTACGCGCGCACCGGCTCGGAAGGCGCCCTCCAGATGGCCGCCGACACCTGTGAGGCGATGGCCCGCGGCGGGATGTACGACCAGCTCGGCGGCGGGTTCGCGCGCTACTCGGTCGACCGGGACTGGATGGTGCCGCACTTCGAGAAGATGCTCTACGACAACGCACTGCTCTGCCGGGTGTACGCCCATCTGTGGCGGGTCACCGGTTCTCCGCTCGCACGCAGGGTGGCTCTGGAGACCGCCGACTTCATCGTGTCCGAACTGCGCACCCCGGAGGGCGGGTTCGCCTCGGCTCTGGACGCGGACAGCGAGGACGCGGAGGGGAACCATGTCGAGGGCGCCTATTACGTCTGGACACCGGAGCAGCTGCGCGGGGTGCTGGGCGGGCAGGACGGCGACCGGGCGGCCGAACTGTACGCGGTGACCGAGGACGGGACCTTCGAGGAAGGCGCATCGGTGCTTCAACTGCCGGGTGCCGAAGCCCCGTCCGAGCTGCGCGAACGGCTGCTCGTGGCCCGCGCGCTGCGTCCCGGGCCCGGCAGGGACGACAAGGTGGTCGCCGCCTGGAACGGGCTCGCCATCGCCGCGCTGGCGGAGACCGGCACCTACTTCGACCGGCCGGACCTGGTCGAGCGGGCCACCGAGGCCGCCGATCTGCTGGTGCGCGTGCACATGGACGACGGCGCGCGCCTCTCGCGTACGTCCAAGGACGGCAAGGTCGGCGCCAACGCGGGGGTTCTCGAGGACTACGCCGATGTCGCCGAGGGCTTCCTCGCGCTGGCCGGGGTCACCGGGGAGGGAGTCTGGCTGGAATTCGCCGGGTTCCTGCTCGACTTGGTGCTCGACGGGTTCGTGGGGGAGAACGGCACCCTGTACGACACCGCGCACGATGCCGAACAGCTGATCCGCAGGCCGCAGGACCCGACGGACAGTGCCACCCCTTCCGGCTGGACCGCGGCCGCGGGGGCGCTGTTGTCCTATGCGGCGCATACCGGATCGGAGGCCCACCGCACGGCTGCCGAGCGGGCTCTGGGTGTGGTGAAGGCGCTGGGCCCGCGGGCACCGCGGTTCATCGGATGGGGTCTTGCCGTCGCGGAGGCGGTCCTCGACGGGCCGCGCGAGGTGGCCGTGGTGGGACCGGCCGGCGACGCGGAGACCGCGGCGCTGCACAGGACCGCGCTGCTCGCCACGGCGCCGGGCGCGGTCGTCGCGGTCGGCGCGAGCGGCAGTGAGGAATTCCCTCTGCTCGCCCACCGGCCGCTGATCGACGGGCACCCGGCCGCTTACGTCTGCAGGAACTTCACCTGTGAGGCACCGACGCCCGACCCGGGCGTGCTCGCGCAGCAGCTGGGCCGGGCCTGA
- a CDS encoding Uma2 family endonuclease, giving the protein MTAGMVAPAWMHTQISAEQYDSWSEEQCAGIEIVDGMVVVSPSASKRHNRLARILANALDAAAGSDWNADTDFDVRLQDVPLTNRRPDVVVYRAETIDLTPTRPEHVLLVVEVVSPGSETTDRIVKVDQYAKAGIPFYWRIEQAATGVPIVYTYVLDPATKAYRDGEIFTGAIKAAAPFSITVDLGTI; this is encoded by the coding sequence ATGACCGCCGGGATGGTGGCGCCCGCGTGGATGCATACGCAGATCAGCGCGGAGCAGTACGACTCGTGGTCCGAGGAGCAGTGTGCCGGCATCGAGATCGTGGACGGAATGGTCGTCGTGAGCCCAAGCGCGTCCAAGCGGCACAACCGGCTGGCCCGAATCCTGGCCAATGCCCTGGACGCCGCCGCCGGCTCGGACTGGAACGCCGACACTGACTTCGACGTCCGCCTGCAGGACGTTCCCCTCACCAACCGCCGTCCGGACGTCGTCGTCTACCGAGCAGAGACCATCGATCTCACGCCCACCCGCCCCGAACACGTACTTCTGGTCGTCGAGGTCGTGTCGCCCGGCTCGGAGACCACCGACCGGATCGTGAAGGTGGACCAGTACGCCAAGGCCGGTATCCCCTTCTACTGGCGTATCGAACAGGCCGCGACCGGGGTCCCGATCGTCTACACATACGTTCTCGACCCCGCCACCAAGGCCTACAGGGACGGCGAGATCTTCACCGGCGCGATCAAGGCTGCCGCACCCTTCTCCATCACCGTGGACCTGGGAACCATCTGA
- the ilvA gene encoding threonine ammonia-lyase, translating into MSFGTSHPLPPLILDDVLGAQKMLSGVSRSTPIEGSRHLSALVGSPVRFKCENLQRTGSFKVRGAYVRIAGLSPEERAAGVVAASAGNHAQGVALASSLLGVHSTVFMPQGAPLPKVAATREYGAEVRMHGQVVDETLAAAQDYARETGAVFIHPFDHADIIAGQGTVGLEILEQCPEVRTIVVGIGGGGLAAGIAVAVKALRPDVKLIGVQAAGAAAYPPSLSAGRPVAIEPQATMADGIKVGRPGDVPFGIIKDLVDEVRTVTEDELSSALLLCLERAKMVVEPAGASPVAALLSDPKSFEGPVVAVLSGGNVDPLLIQRILTHGMAAAGRYLSLRLRLTDRPGALETLLGVLTVVDANVLDVSHVRTDPRLGLTEAEVELHLETKGPEHCRDVSAALRDAGYPVIG; encoded by the coding sequence ATGAGCTTCGGTACGTCACACCCCTTGCCGCCGTTGATCCTTGACGACGTCCTCGGAGCGCAGAAGATGCTCTCCGGGGTTTCACGTTCGACCCCGATCGAGGGCAGCAGACACCTCTCCGCGCTGGTCGGCTCGCCGGTCCGCTTCAAGTGCGAGAACCTCCAGCGGACCGGGTCGTTCAAGGTGCGCGGCGCGTACGTACGTATCGCCGGCCTGTCCCCCGAGGAGCGTGCCGCCGGGGTCGTCGCCGCCAGCGCGGGCAATCACGCGCAGGGCGTCGCGCTCGCGTCGTCCCTGCTCGGCGTGCACTCCACGGTCTTCATGCCGCAGGGCGCGCCGCTCCCGAAGGTGGCGGCGACCCGTGAGTACGGCGCGGAGGTGCGCATGCACGGGCAGGTCGTCGATGAGACGCTGGCGGCCGCGCAGGACTACGCGCGGGAGACCGGGGCGGTCTTCATCCACCCCTTCGACCACGCGGACATCATCGCGGGGCAGGGCACGGTGGGACTGGAGATCCTGGAGCAGTGCCCCGAGGTGCGGACGATCGTGGTGGGTATCGGCGGCGGCGGCCTCGCGGCCGGCATCGCGGTCGCGGTGAAGGCCCTGCGGCCCGACGTGAAACTGATCGGGGTGCAGGCGGCGGGCGCTGCCGCCTATCCGCCCTCCCTGTCGGCAGGGCGTCCGGTGGCGATCGAACCGCAGGCCACGATGGCGGACGGCATCAAGGTGGGCCGGCCGGGCGATGTGCCCTTCGGGATCATCAAGGATCTCGTCGACGAGGTCCGTACGGTCACCGAGGACGAGCTGTCCAGCGCGCTGCTGCTCTGCCTGGAGCGGGCCAAGATGGTGGTCGAGCCGGCCGGTGCCAGCCCGGTGGCCGCACTGCTGAGCGATCCGAAGTCCTTCGAGGGGCCGGTGGTCGCGGTGCTCTCCGGCGGCAACGTGGACCCACTGCTGATACAGCGCATCCTCACCCACGGCATGGCTGCCGCCGGCCGTTATCTCTCGCTGCGGCTGCGTCTCACGGACCGTCCGGGTGCGCTCGAGACGCTGCTCGGGGTGCTCACGGTGGTGGACGCGAACGTCCTCGATGTGAGCCATGTGCGCACCGATCCCCGGCTCGGCCTCACCGAGGCGGAGGTGGAACTGCACCTGGAGACCAAGGGGCCCGAGCACTGCCGCGACGTCAGCGCCGCGCTGCGGGACGCGGGGTATCCCGTCATCGGATAG
- the mca gene encoding mycothiol conjugate amidase Mca, producing the protein MTEQLRLMAVHAHPDDESSKGAATMAKYVSEGVDVLVVTCTGGERGSILNPKLQGDAYIEEHIHEVRKKEMDEAREILGIKQDWLGFVDSGLPEGDPLPPLPEGCFALEDVDVAAGRLVRLIREFRPQVITTYDENGGYPHPDHIMTHQISMVAFDAATDTGKYPEAEFGPAFQPSKLYYNQGFNKPRTVALHEGLLARGLESPYAEWLERWKEFERVERTLTTHIPCADFFEIRDKALIAHATQIDPDGGWFRVPLEIQKEIWPTEEYELVKSLVETSLPEDDLFAGIRDNA; encoded by the coding sequence TTGACTGAGCAGCTGCGACTGATGGCCGTACACGCCCACCCCGACGACGAGTCGAGCAAGGGTGCGGCCACCATGGCCAAGTACGTGTCCGAGGGGGTGGACGTGCTGGTCGTGACCTGCACAGGAGGCGAGCGCGGCTCCATCCTCAACCCCAAGCTCCAGGGCGACGCCTATATCGAGGAGCACATCCACGAGGTCCGCAAGAAGGAGATGGACGAGGCCCGCGAGATCCTCGGGATCAAGCAGGACTGGCTGGGCTTCGTCGACTCGGGTCTCCCCGAGGGCGACCCGCTGCCGCCCCTCCCCGAGGGCTGCTTCGCCCTGGAGGACGTCGATGTGGCCGCCGGCCGGCTGGTGAGGCTGATCCGCGAATTCCGTCCGCAGGTGATCACCACCTACGACGAGAACGGCGGATACCCGCACCCGGACCACATCATGACCCACCAGATCTCCATGGTCGCCTTCGATGCGGCGACCGACACCGGGAAGTACCCGGAGGCGGAGTTCGGCCCGGCCTTCCAGCCCTCGAAGCTCTACTACAACCAGGGCTTCAACAAGCCGCGCACCGTGGCACTGCACGAGGGCCTGCTGGCCCGCGGCCTCGAGTCGCCGTACGCGGAGTGGCTGGAGCGCTGGAAGGAGTTCGAGCGGGTCGAACGCACTCTGACCACGCACATTCCCTGCGCGGACTTCTTCGAGATCCGGGACAAGGCCCTGATCGCGCACGCCACCCAGATCGACCCCGACGGCGGCTGGTTCCGCGTTCCGCTGGAGATCCAGAAGGAGATCTGGCCCACCGAGGAATACGAGCTGGTGAAGTCTCTGGTGGAGACTTCCCTCCCCGAGGACGACCTCTTTGCGGGCATCCGGGACAATGCCTAG
- a CDS encoding ATP-binding cassette domain-containing protein, translating to MPGAIYAEGLVKTFGDVRALDGVDLDVPEGTVLGLLGPNGAGKTTAVRVLTTLLRPDSGKAVVAGIDVLRHPVQVRRSIGLSGQFAAVDEYLTGRENLQMVGRLYQMSSRDAKKRALELLERFHLGDAADRTAKTYSGGMRRRLDLAAALVVSPPVMFMDEPTTGLDPRHRQELWEVIQDLVAGGTTLLLTTQYLEEADRLAHDICVIDHGKVIARGTSDQLKDQIGGERVEVVVHQRDQITPAGEVLNALGKGAVTVVDHMRKLTVPVTGGAKLLAEVIRDLDARGVEIDDIGLRRPTLDDVFISLTGHAAEAEAGNNGETIAAKEPRR from the coding sequence ATGCCTGGCGCCATTTACGCCGAAGGCCTGGTCAAGACCTTCGGCGACGTACGAGCACTGGACGGCGTGGACCTGGACGTCCCCGAAGGCACCGTGCTCGGCCTTCTCGGCCCCAACGGGGCGGGCAAGACCACGGCCGTACGCGTACTGACGACACTGCTCAGGCCCGACAGCGGCAAGGCGGTGGTCGCCGGGATCGACGTACTCAGGCACCCCGTCCAGGTGCGCCGCTCCATCGGCCTCTCCGGACAGTTCGCCGCCGTCGACGAGTACCTCACCGGCCGCGAGAACCTCCAGATGGTCGGCCGTCTCTACCAGATGTCCTCACGCGACGCGAAGAAGCGGGCACTCGAACTCCTCGAACGCTTCCACCTCGGTGACGCGGCGGACCGCACCGCCAAGACCTACTCGGGCGGTATGCGCAGGCGACTGGACCTCGCCGCCGCACTGGTCGTGTCGCCGCCCGTGATGTTCATGGACGAGCCGACCACCGGACTCGATCCGCGCCACCGGCAGGAACTCTGGGAGGTCATCCAGGATCTGGTGGCCGGCGGTACGACGCTGCTGCTCACCACCCAGTACCTGGAGGAGGCCGACCGGCTGGCGCACGACATCTGTGTCATCGACCACGGCAAAGTGATCGCCCGCGGAACATCCGATCAGCTGAAGGACCAGATCGGCGGTGAGCGTGTCGAGGTCGTCGTCCACCAGCGCGATCAGATCACCCCCGCCGGAGAAGTGCTGAACGCACTGGGCAAGGGCGCGGTGACCGTGGTCGACCACATGCGCAAACTCACCGTCCCCGTCACCGGCGGCGCGAAACTGCTCGCCGAGGTGATCAGGGACCTGGACGCGCGCGGAGTCGAGATCGACGACATCGGACTGCGCCGTCCCACCCTCGACGACGTGTTCATCTCGCTGACCGGCCATGCGGCCGAGGCCGAGGCCGGAAACAACGGCGAAACCATCGCTGCGAAGGAGCCCCGCAGGTGA